A DNA window from Massilia putida contains the following coding sequences:
- a CDS encoding copper-binding protein: MTRFSTLFRTVIVSAGLSLAAVNAFAQTHDHSHQHDAMPATSQDDANALAEGEVKKVDKEAGKLTVQHGPLVNLNMAGMTMSFKVQDPAMLDQVKAGDKIRLRVERVNGAFTVTKLQAAN, translated from the coding sequence ATGACTCGTTTTTCCACTTTGTTCCGCACCGTCATCGTTTCCGCTGGTCTTTCGCTGGCAGCCGTCAATGCATTCGCACAGACCCACGACCACAGCCACCAGCACGACGCAATGCCTGCGACTTCGCAGGATGATGCCAATGCCCTGGCCGAGGGCGAGGTCAAGAAGGTCGACAAGGAGGCCGGTAAACTGACCGTTCAGCACGGCCCGCTGGTCAACCTCAACATGGCTGGGATGACCATGTCCTTCAAGGTGCAGGATCCGGCGATGCTCGACCAGGTGAAAGCCGGAGACAAGATCCGTCTGCGTGTCGAGCGCGTCAACGGCGCATTTACCGTGACCAAGCTGCAAGCGGCCAACTAA
- the copC gene encoding copper homeostasis periplasmic binding protein CopC: MSIKRVLAVATFALASAVTSSAFAHAKLQSSDPQAGSTLDTAPKQVRLKFNEALEPAFSKIKLTGPTNNEVPVTGTAVDKADSTVITAQLPPLQAGEYHVEWSTMTHDGHKAKGAFSFKVK; the protein is encoded by the coding sequence ATGTCCATCAAACGCGTTCTGGCCGTAGCCACCTTTGCCCTCGCAAGTGCCGTCACCTCGTCCGCCTTCGCGCACGCCAAGCTGCAGTCGTCCGACCCCCAAGCCGGCAGCACGCTCGACACTGCACCGAAACAGGTTCGCCTCAAATTCAATGAAGCGCTTGAGCCGGCCTTCAGCAAGATCAAGCTCACCGGTCCGACGAATAACGAAGTTCCCGTGACTGGTACCGCCGTCGACAAGGCAGACTCCACCGTCATAACTGCCCAGCTGCCTCCTCTGCAAGCAGGGGAATATCACGTGGAGTGGTCGACAATGACCCACGACGGGCACAAGGCGAAAGGTGCGTTCTCGTTCAAGGTCAAGTAA
- a CDS encoding copper resistance system multicopper oxidase, translated as MQQYVVGENAVNRWRRRILQGAGAAAALGGLAPARLLAASQTPQPILRGTEFDLEIGPTPVNFTGSDQVATAVNGQVPAPILYWREGDTVTLRVTNRLPVTSSIHWHGILVPNEMDGVPGINFAGIPPGQTFVYRFPVKQSGTYWYHSHSGFQEQSGLYGAIVIEPKNGERVKADREYVVMLSDWVDGDPAKVFRKLKKMSDFFNTNQPTVDQFLSDVRQNGLAAAVDKRKMWNRMRMLPTDFSDVAASRNLGVSMAYLINGAPADKNWTALFRPGEKVRLRFINGAATTIFDVRIPGLKMTVISADGQDVEPVAVDEFRISVAETYDVLVEPSMDQAYTIFAQSIGRSGFVRATLAPRSGMSAPVPEMDPPQWLAMQDMMGAMSMPGMGGMDMSQMQGQGDMQGMSHTQGMGQMSGMDQSAAVSGQGKESKSQHDMQSMDGMKNMQGMSHGSMNGGQMQMPMQHAGHGDAGTMPMAQGMPPKVTHARTEYGPGVDMHVDMPRTNLDDPGVNLRNNGRRVLTYADLRTIGGPIDDRAPTRDIELHLTGNMDRFMWSFDGQKFSESKPIHFRQGERLRIVLVNDTMMTHPIHLHGMWSELESPTGEFLVRKHTINVQPAQRVTYRVTADAPGHWAYHCHLLYHMEAGMFREVVVS; from the coding sequence ATGCAGCAATATGTTGTTGGGGAGAACGCTGTGAATCGCTGGCGACGGCGGATCTTGCAGGGTGCAGGGGCCGCCGCAGCACTGGGCGGCCTAGCGCCTGCGAGGCTACTGGCCGCTAGCCAGACGCCACAGCCGATTTTACGCGGCACCGAATTCGACCTGGAAATCGGGCCCACACCGGTCAATTTCACAGGTTCGGACCAGGTCGCTACCGCCGTCAACGGCCAGGTACCAGCGCCTATCCTGTACTGGCGCGAGGGCGACACGGTCACGCTGCGCGTGACGAACCGATTGCCGGTCACGAGTTCGATCCATTGGCACGGTATTCTGGTGCCGAACGAAATGGACGGGGTGCCCGGCATCAACTTCGCTGGCATTCCTCCTGGGCAGACTTTTGTCTATCGCTTCCCGGTGAAGCAGAGCGGCACTTACTGGTACCACAGTCATTCCGGCTTCCAGGAGCAGAGCGGCCTGTATGGGGCGATTGTGATCGAGCCGAAAAATGGTGAGCGGGTCAAGGCCGACCGAGAATACGTCGTTATGCTGTCGGACTGGGTCGATGGCGACCCAGCCAAGGTCTTCCGTAAGCTCAAGAAGATGAGCGACTTCTTCAACACCAATCAGCCGACCGTTGACCAGTTCCTCAGCGACGTTCGCCAGAACGGCCTGGCAGCTGCTGTCGACAAGCGGAAGATGTGGAACCGGATGCGGATGTTGCCAACCGACTTCAGCGATGTCGCCGCAAGCCGCAACCTGGGCGTGTCGATGGCTTACCTGATCAACGGGGCGCCTGCCGACAAGAACTGGACCGCGCTGTTCCGGCCAGGCGAGAAGGTCAGGCTTCGCTTCATCAACGGAGCGGCAACGACGATCTTCGACGTGCGGATTCCAGGTCTGAAGATGACGGTCATTTCGGCGGACGGACAGGACGTCGAGCCGGTGGCGGTGGACGAGTTCCGGATATCTGTCGCCGAGACCTACGATGTATTGGTCGAGCCATCCATGGACCAGGCGTACACCATTTTCGCCCAGTCGATCGGGCGCTCCGGCTTCGTGCGGGCGACGCTGGCACCGCGATCGGGCATGTCGGCCCCGGTGCCGGAAATGGATCCGCCGCAATGGCTGGCCATGCAGGACATGATGGGCGCGATGTCGATGCCGGGCATGGGCGGCATGGACATGAGCCAAATGCAGGGACAGGGTGACATGCAGGGTATGAGCCATACGCAGGGCATGGGACAGATGTCCGGTATGGACCAGAGCGCAGCCGTATCTGGTCAGGGAAAGGAATCAAAGTCACAACACGACATGCAGTCGATGGATGGCATGAAGAACATGCAGGGAATGTCCCATGGCTCGATGAACGGTGGACAAATGCAAATGCCGATGCAGCACGCTGGTCACGGGGATGCCGGTACTATGCCGATGGCGCAAGGCATGCCGCCCAAGGTCACGCACGCGCGTACAGAATATGGGCCCGGCGTCGACATGCACGTCGACATGCCGAGGACCAACCTGGACGATCCAGGGGTCAACCTTCGGAATAACGGCAGGCGGGTGCTCACCTATGCCGACCTTCGCACCATCGGGGGGCCGATCGACGACCGGGCGCCGACGCGCGACATCGAACTGCACCTGACGGGCAACATGGACCGTTTCATGTGGTCGTTCGACGGCCAGAAGTTTTCGGAATCGAAGCCCATCCACTTTCGGCAGGGCGAGCGGCTGCGCATCGTGCTGGTGAACGATACGATGATGACCCACCCGATCCATCTCCATGGCATGTGGAGCGAGCTCGAATCTCCAACCGGCGAGTTCCTGGTCCGCAAGCACACCATTAACGTGCAGCCAGCCCAGCGCGTTACCTATCGCGTGACGGCCGACGCCCCTGGTCACTGGGCGTATCACTGCCATCTGCTGTACCACATGGAAGCAGGCATGTTCAGGGAGGTAGTCGTCTCATGA
- a CDS encoding DUF4396 domain-containing protein, protein MHQRVFSTHTADRQRRLQDAGTSLVSAGRALAVSGFMLAAFAPSAFAQAEATMQSPSSDGVDKLLVVWFVLTGLTMAYLAWDLFTRTPAMKVMKWGWLLVAVYTGPVAFIVYWFSCREPEPGTHEKFVSPQWKQTVGSTIHCMAGDATGVIIAAALTSLLHTPMWLDSLVEYLAGFFFGLFIFQALFMKDMLGGSYWGAVRATVLPEWLSMNGVMAGMIPTMVILMSHDMAAMHPTSIRFWGIMSLATLVGAIPAYPINWWLVSKGLKHGMGTERVLGRGGAPVPEPEGAERDMVHAGHAQHKASVDQMPMGHRMGTSPGNTGMGPTHGSGRGSEHQPPVPASSKVIVSILSLLVLAIGILIAAVYGDFSMSAGTMDSEASKERPMVGMEADMRTRAATNSSHH, encoded by the coding sequence ATGCACCAGCGTGTTTTTTCAACGCACACCGCCGACAGACAGAGGCGCCTGCAGGATGCCGGCACTTCCCTAGTATCCGCCGGGCGGGCGCTGGCGGTATCAGGCTTCATGCTTGCGGCGTTTGCCCCTTCTGCGTTCGCTCAGGCAGAGGCCACGATGCAGTCCCCATCTTCAGACGGGGTCGACAAGCTACTCGTCGTGTGGTTCGTACTGACTGGCCTGACCATGGCATACCTCGCGTGGGATCTGTTCACCCGCACGCCAGCGATGAAAGTCATGAAGTGGGGCTGGCTGCTGGTCGCTGTTTATACCGGTCCTGTCGCCTTTATCGTTTATTGGTTCTCCTGCCGCGAGCCGGAACCGGGTACACATGAAAAATTCGTGTCGCCGCAGTGGAAGCAGACCGTGGGTTCAACCATCCACTGTATGGCAGGAGACGCGACCGGCGTCATCATCGCGGCGGCCCTCACGAGTCTGCTGCATACGCCGATGTGGCTGGACTCCCTGGTTGAATATCTGGCCGGCTTTTTCTTCGGCCTATTTATTTTCCAGGCGCTGTTCATGAAGGACATGCTGGGTGGAAGTTACTGGGGAGCCGTGCGTGCGACTGTGCTGCCGGAATGGCTGTCGATGAATGGTGTGATGGCGGGCATGATTCCTACCATGGTCATCCTCATGTCGCACGACATGGCCGCGATGCATCCAACCTCCATTCGCTTCTGGGGAATCATGTCGCTCGCGACCCTGGTCGGCGCGATCCCGGCCTATCCAATCAACTGGTGGCTGGTCAGCAAAGGGTTGAAACATGGCATGGGCACCGAGCGAGTACTCGGCCGCGGCGGCGCACCTGTGCCAGAGCCGGAAGGGGCCGAGCGGGATATGGTGCACGCCGGACATGCGCAACACAAGGCGTCCGTGGACCAGATGCCAATGGGTCATCGCATGGGTACGTCGCCGGGCAATACTGGCATGGGACCCACGCACGGAAGCGGTCGTGGGTCGGAACACCAGCCCCCAGTGCCTGCCAGCAGCAAAGTCATCGTGTCCATTTTGAGTTTGCTGGTGCTGGCCATCGGCATCCTGATCGCCGCCGTCTACGGGGATTTTTCCATGAGCGCGGGAACAATGGACAGTGAGGCATCAAAAGAACGCCCTATGGTTGGCATGGAAGCTGACATGCGAACCAGGGCAGCAACGAATTCGTCACATCATTAA
- a CDS encoding DUF411 domain-containing protein — translation MFNKATKKLVFGAFLIFPMLASAATQAVEVYKTATCGCCEEWVKHLQAKGFKVNAHNVANPSDTREKMGIPDRLGSCHTAVVGGYALEGHVPAAEIKRLLTEKPKAKGLAVPAMPPGSPGMEGLTHMPYDVLLVRNDGSTVVYKHYK, via the coding sequence ATGTTTAATAAGGCAACTAAAAAACTGGTTTTCGGTGCTTTCCTGATTTTTCCAATGCTCGCCAGCGCCGCAACCCAAGCCGTCGAGGTCTACAAGACAGCCACCTGCGGCTGCTGTGAAGAGTGGGTCAAGCATCTGCAAGCCAAGGGATTCAAGGTCAATGCGCACAATGTCGCCAACCCGTCCGACACGCGCGAGAAAATGGGTATTCCCGACCGGCTCGGTTCATGCCACACCGCGGTCGTCGGCGGCTATGCGCTCGAGGGACACGTACCTGCCGCCGAGATCAAGCGCCTCCTCACTGAGAAGCCCAAGGCGAAAGGTTTGGCTGTGCCTGCCATGCCGCCCGGCTCCCCGGGGATGGAGGGGCTGACGCACATGCCGTACGATGTGCTGCTGGTCCGCAATGACGGGAGTACAGTAGTCTACAAGCACTACAAGTAA
- a CDS encoding DUF2946 family protein, with protein MKAILKVLIVWITLLAVPLHGFASSTMSACAPLPAAALHDHDHDGMTDNGGSANVDAHNGHAAPDAHSDHARSAHHHAGKCAACATCGSCVAMAPSFIAVLPVSAAPLITVPFNQHLLQSVDLALPERPPRA; from the coding sequence GTGAAAGCCATTCTGAAAGTCCTGATCGTCTGGATCACGTTGCTAGCGGTGCCGCTCCATGGTTTCGCTTCCTCAACGATGTCCGCATGCGCGCCGCTGCCAGCTGCGGCGCTGCACGATCATGACCACGATGGGATGACCGACAATGGGGGCTCGGCCAATGTCGACGCACATAATGGTCACGCTGCACCGGACGCGCATTCCGACCATGCCCGCTCGGCTCATCATCACGCCGGCAAATGTGCTGCCTGCGCGACATGCGGCTCCTGCGTCGCCATGGCGCCGTCGTTTATTGCCGTGCTGCCTGTATCCGCAGCTCCCTTAATCACCGTGCCGTTCAACCAGCATCTCCTGCAGTCGGTCGATCTTGCGCTGCCAGAGCGACCTCCCCGCGCCTGA
- a CDS encoding PEP-CTERM sorting domain-containing protein, with protein MKSTLAFTRKLVAGCAVTMAATAAHADITVFTDRAAFLKAVSGSATDTFDDLTMTETAGPLKRMAGAYGYQVSAAPSDGGFYPSGAGSDIWLSGTMSSDVITFNGFSSGVFGFGGNFFGTDSFGSFMPDRTVVLSAVSGADSETFTLSNASQNSFVAFLSDHPLSSVSFQNMENDGTVYWATANNVVLAVPEPATWSMLVGGLGIAVLARRRNGRSRQTTTVA; from the coding sequence ATGAAATCCACACTAGCCTTCACACGTAAGCTGGTTGCCGGTTGTGCCGTCACGATGGCGGCAACCGCCGCACACGCAGACATCACGGTCTTTACGGACCGGGCGGCCTTTCTCAAGGCTGTGTCGGGCTCCGCCACCGACACCTTCGACGACCTGACGATGACGGAAACGGCCGGCCCCTTGAAGCGCATGGCGGGTGCCTACGGCTACCAAGTAAGCGCGGCTCCCAGCGATGGTGGCTTCTATCCGTCGGGAGCTGGTAGTGACATCTGGCTGAGCGGGACGATGTCCAGCGACGTCATCACCTTCAACGGGTTCTCGTCCGGCGTCTTCGGCTTCGGCGGGAACTTCTTCGGTACCGACTCGTTCGGCTCCTTCATGCCGGACCGCACCGTCGTGCTGAGTGCCGTGTCGGGTGCGGACAGCGAGACGTTTACGCTGTCGAATGCTTCACAGAACTCGTTCGTCGCGTTTCTGTCCGACCACCCGCTCAGCTCGGTGTCTTTCCAGAACATGGAAAACGACGGCACTGTGTACTGGGCAACCGCCAACAACGTCGTACTTGCGGTGCCCGAGCCGGCAACCTGGTCGATGCTGGTGGGGGGACTTGGGATTGCGGTACTGGCACGGCGACGCAACGGGCGATCGCGGCAGACGACGACTGTGGCGTAA
- a CDS encoding copper resistance D family protein has product MAALAANLVVLWLESAAMAEVPFIEAGGAVFSMLTSTHLGFAWMIGMAGLIVATFAVFLDMDRSAAPPILTLISLAVFWYTRSMVSHAASDGDFSVRLVADWVHLGLISLWVGEVILAGVVTLKTSVNMNALDRRARAAYVESLSSSATIALTGIFITGAYAVWRSLGSLENVFGNPYGNTLIAKLLLVGVAAALGGYNRFLVMPPWLTLERSGNAAPAVLPERFRRILWVEALVLLVVVMLAAILASTSPPGAEM; this is encoded by the coding sequence ATGGCCGCGCTGGCCGCGAATCTCGTGGTCCTGTGGCTTGAGTCCGCCGCGATGGCCGAGGTTCCGTTCATTGAAGCTGGCGGCGCAGTCTTCTCGATGCTGACCTCAACGCATCTTGGATTCGCGTGGATGATCGGGATGGCCGGATTGATCGTGGCCACCTTCGCTGTCTTCCTGGACATGGACCGAAGTGCGGCCCCCCCAATACTGACCTTGATTTCGCTCGCCGTGTTCTGGTACACGCGTAGTATGGTCAGCCACGCGGCAAGCGACGGCGATTTCAGCGTACGCCTGGTGGCTGACTGGGTCCACCTGGGCCTGATCAGCCTGTGGGTGGGTGAGGTGATTCTGGCGGGTGTCGTCACACTAAAAACGTCTGTCAACATGAATGCCCTGGACCGGCGCGCCAGGGCAGCGTATGTCGAATCACTGTCCAGTTCCGCAACCATCGCACTGACTGGGATTTTTATCACTGGTGCCTACGCCGTGTGGCGTAGTCTGGGAAGCCTCGAAAACGTTTTCGGCAATCCATATGGGAACACCTTGATAGCGAAGCTGCTACTTGTAGGCGTCGCTGCTGCACTGGGTGGATACAACCGGTTTTTGGTGATGCCGCCATGGCTGACCTTGGAACGTTCTGGTAATGCTGCCCCTGCAGTCCTGCCAGAGCGTTTCAGGCGCATATTGTGGGTCGAAGCTTTGGTCTTGCTAGTTGTCGTGATGCTTGCCGCGATACTGGCTTCGACGTCGCCACCTGGTGCGGAAATGTGA
- a CDS encoding copper resistance protein B: MDQSQIDKPKTNKAKTKKPKKAKSKAEQSKAEQAQMDMSQMDHAQMDHSKMGQTQTNQPKAGPPQMDMSQMDHSQMDHSKMDQPQTTQPKPEQPQTDMSQMDHAQMDHSKMGQTQTNQPKAGPPQMDMSQMDHSQMNHASGQPTQSATTSPQQGMAGMAHSMSGTDQGMKMGPMQGGSPPPDARNPDAYAEGTTFRNLPGNEMHDEMPFGRVLLDKFEYAKGDGEQGQNLDAEAWYGNDYNKAWFKAEGERRGGQLQSMRTEALWDRTFATFWSTQLGVRHDTGGGDSRNWLAFGVRGLAPYWFDTTATAYWSGGRLAGRFDVRYELLFTQRLILEPEIEANLYSKADPARGLGSGLSDMELGLRLRYEIRRQFAPYIGVTWSRNFGGTADYARAQGERNKSTQIVAGVRAWF; the protein is encoded by the coding sequence ATGGACCAGTCCCAGATCGATAAGCCTAAGACAAACAAGGCTAAGACGAAAAAGCCGAAGAAGGCGAAATCCAAAGCGGAGCAGTCCAAGGCGGAGCAGGCCCAAATGGACATGTCGCAGATGGACCATGCGCAAATGGACCACTCGAAGATGGGCCAGACCCAAACGAACCAGCCCAAGGCAGGGCCGCCCCAAATGGACATGTCGCAGATGGACCATTCGCAAATGGACCACTCGAAGATGGACCAGCCTCAAACGACCCAGCCGAAGCCGGAGCAGCCTCAAACGGACATGTCGCAGATGGACCATGCGCAAATGGACCATTCGAAGATGGGCCAGACCCAAACGAACCAGCCCAAGGCAGGGCCGCCCCAAATGGACATGTCGCAGATGGACCACTCTCAGATGAACCATGCGAGCGGTCAGCCGACCCAAAGCGCAACGACGTCGCCTCAACAGGGTATGGCCGGCATGGCGCATTCGATGAGCGGCACGGATCAGGGCATGAAGATGGGCCCGATGCAGGGAGGCAGTCCACCGCCGGACGCACGTAACCCGGACGCCTATGCCGAAGGAACGACCTTCAGGAACCTGCCCGGCAACGAAATGCACGACGAGATGCCCTTCGGCCGGGTCCTGCTCGACAAGTTCGAATACGCCAAGGGCGACGGCGAGCAGGGCCAGAACCTCGATGCCGAAGCATGGTACGGGAACGACTATAACAAGGCATGGTTCAAAGCCGAAGGCGAGCGGCGTGGCGGCCAGCTGCAGTCCATGCGCACGGAGGCCCTGTGGGACCGTACCTTCGCCACCTTTTGGAGCACCCAGCTTGGGGTTCGCCATGACACCGGCGGCGGCGATTCACGCAACTGGCTGGCCTTCGGTGTCCGTGGCCTGGCGCCTTACTGGTTCGACACGACGGCCACCGCCTACTGGTCCGGTGGAAGACTCGCCGGGCGCTTTGATGTTCGATACGAACTGTTGTTCACACAACGGCTGATTCTCGAGCCCGAGATCGAGGCCAACCTCTACAGCAAGGCGGACCCGGCCAGGGGACTGGGCAGCGGCCTGTCCGATATGGAGCTTGGACTGCGCCTGCGCTACGAGATCCGGCGCCAGTTCGCGCCGTACATTGGCGTGACCTGGTCCCGCAATTTCGGCGGCACCGCTGATTACGCACGGGCGCAAGGAGAGCGAAACAAGAGCACGCAGATCGTCGCTGGCGTACGCGCCTGGTTCTGA
- a CDS encoding flagellar basal body rod protein FlgB encodes MENVRRPSLTVTEGSKLQPSKSSASTSNSRAAFENVLNNLPPAENAHVSTSQVTPASRVAGPAGGLFDLFSGQAKPRFHERALGLRAYRQELLASNIANADTPGYKAVDIDINGAIKNGANVDSGVELKYEVQSQGNIDGNTVDMDIARQKFAENALLYEFEVDRVKGFYKSMDDLLKNTPY; translated from the coding sequence ATGGAAAATGTGAGACGCCCTTCGCTAACCGTAACCGAAGGCTCTAAACTCCAGCCATCAAAGTCGAGCGCGAGTACGTCAAATAGCCGGGCAGCATTTGAAAACGTACTTAATAACCTACCGCCAGCCGAGAATGCTCATGTGTCGACTAGTCAAGTCACGCCGGCCTCGCGTGTTGCCGGGCCAGCAGGGGGATTGTTCGACCTTTTTTCTGGTCAGGCAAAACCCCGTTTCCATGAGCGTGCATTGGGTTTAAGGGCATATCGTCAGGAGTTGCTTGCATCGAACATTGCGAACGCGGACACGCCAGGGTACAAGGCCGTAGACATCGATATTAACGGTGCTATCAAGAACGGGGCTAACGTGGACTCCGGCGTTGAACTCAAATATGAGGTGCAATCGCAAGGCAACATTGACGGTAATACGGTTGATATGGATATCGCAAGGCAGAAATTCGCAGAGAATGCGCTGCTGTACGAGTTTGAAGTGGATCGGGTCAAGGGATTCTACAAGAGTATGGACGATCTATTGAAGAACACACCCTATTGA
- a CDS encoding four-helix bundle copper-binding protein has protein sequence MQQQYQSCIEACNACADACDMCSTACLQEDDVKMMARCIALDMDCAQICRLAAAFMARGSEFAGALCQLCAQVCQACGDECAKHQMQHCQDCAAACRRCAEECRKMGAGTAA, from the coding sequence ATGCAACAACAGTATCAATCGTGTATCGAAGCCTGCAATGCCTGCGCTGACGCCTGCGATATGTGTTCCACGGCCTGCCTGCAGGAAGACGACGTCAAGATGATGGCACGCTGCATAGCGCTCGATATGGACTGTGCCCAGATCTGCCGTCTGGCTGCCGCCTTCATGGCACGGGGCAGTGAATTTGCCGGCGCACTTTGCCAGCTCTGCGCCCAAGTCTGCCAGGCATGCGGCGACGAGTGCGCCAAACACCAGATGCAGCATTGCCAGGACTGTGCCGCCGCATGCCGGCGCTGTGCGGAAGAGTGCCGGAAAATGGGGGCGGGTACCGCAGCCTGA